Proteins found in one Exiguobacterium sp. 9-2 genomic segment:
- a CDS encoding helix-turn-helix domain-containing protein, translated as MLTTKQISELLRVSEETVRRWIRTGELHAEQDGKGYLVDELALKRLVDQKSQIPGTAMNKILPLIQDMFGPEAAQFAKSNLFDPLRQSMEQAPPKPEASTESLAEELDRLKRKKRRLELEHELKLLEIEEKIAAVERKVQS; from the coding sequence ATGTTAACGACAAAACAGATTAGTGAATTGTTACGCGTCTCAGAAGAAACGGTCCGTCGCTGGATCCGGACAGGTGAATTACATGCTGAACAGGACGGAAAAGGGTACCTTGTCGATGAGTTGGCACTGAAACGTCTCGTTGATCAGAAGTCGCAAATTCCAGGTACAGCGATGAATAAGATTCTCCCGCTCATCCAAGACATGTTCGGACCGGAAGCAGCGCAGTTCGCAAAATCGAACCTGTTCGATCCACTCCGTCAATCGATGGAACAGGCACCACCGAAACCGGAAGCGTCGACAGAGTCACTCGCAGAAGAACTCGATCGCCTGAAACGGAAAAAACGTCGTCTTGAACTCGAGCATGAACTGAAGTTACTAGAGATTGAAGAAAAAATTGCGGCGGTTGAACGGAAAGTTCAATCGTAA
- a CDS encoding four-helix bundle copper-binding protein has protein sequence MDHAVQQRLTDCILACNHCFDACLNEEHVGHMSDCIRLDRDCADICSLLLQAIARNSANVAVLAKACQEICEACATECSKHDHDHCQACAQACTECAEACRQLI, from the coding sequence ATGGATCATGCAGTACAGCAACGACTGACGGATTGTATTCTCGCCTGTAATCATTGTTTTGATGCCTGCCTGAACGAGGAACATGTCGGACATATGTCAGATTGTATTCGACTCGACCGCGATTGTGCCGATATCTGTAGCTTATTGCTGCAAGCGATCGCTCGAAACAGCGCAAATGTCGCGGTCCTTGCAAAGGCATGCCAAGAAATCTGTGAAGCATGTGCGACTGAATGTAGCAAACACGATCATGACCACTGCCAAGCTTGTGCGCAAGCATGTACGGAATGTGCAGAAGCGTGTCGCCAGCTTATCTAA
- a CDS encoding SdrD B-like domain-containing protein, protein MKKLSLLLMALVVAFGLKLPVYAETVEWDVTGTGTGPYTLTFEGTGIVDITSETALVFEEGVTGKDVNIEETPVVTFTAETAPVVKVVSADGQRTVLVQFGKVVTPDEPTTDEPTTDEPTTETPKTDEPVTEDPATDEPVKEEPTPEEPVKEDPVKEEPTSEEPTTEKPETGDDATPTPVETPTTATIEGTIWYDENEDGIRQEKETRLDDILVSLMNRNEDVIDEAYTKNGTYSFKNLKPGTYEVEVDGYDMGYYFYSEQNVGDDRTIDSDVDEDMGTKKVRLVAGQTEVIDAGIYGDEELDGMFEHWLAVVNFFDANGNQKPDYDEGTVPATYTVTDAITGKDVYQEKISKDDLMMIQLDPGTYTVKTEVAEGYTVKAMHHLDMDDLMMDMDEEMYEDYESFAQQAKAMKLMANDEEALTPEEQEMVDELLKYFERKSPEAGVTIEEGSLGTILLAEIAKVEPVAKPTPKPKPTPTSTKTPVKAVDAAAKQSTTTATGTLPQAGEDKPFPYAATGAGLAVVGLWLLVRRGA, encoded by the coding sequence ATGAAAAAACTTAGCTTACTTTTGATGGCACTCGTTGTTGCATTTGGTCTGAAGTTACCGGTCTATGCGGAAACAGTCGAGTGGGACGTCACAGGAACGGGCACAGGTCCGTATACGTTGACGTTTGAAGGCACAGGCATCGTCGATATCACGTCTGAGACGGCACTTGTCTTTGAAGAGGGCGTGACAGGAAAAGACGTCAACATCGAAGAGACACCGGTCGTGACGTTCACGGCAGAGACGGCACCTGTCGTCAAGGTCGTCTCAGCAGATGGACAGCGGACGGTTCTCGTCCAGTTCGGTAAAGTCGTTACACCAGATGAGCCGACGACAGACGAACCAACGACAGACGAACCGACGACAGAGACACCAAAGACGGATGAGCCAGTCACAGAAGATCCAGCGACAGACGAACCCGTCAAGGAAGAACCAACACCGGAAGAGCCTGTGAAAGAAGACCCGGTCAAGGAAGAGCCGACATCGGAAGAACCAACGACCGAAAAACCGGAGACAGGTGATGACGCGACACCGACACCAGTCGAAACACCGACGACGGCAACGATCGAAGGAACGATCTGGTACGATGAGAACGAGGACGGGATCCGTCAAGAGAAGGAAACACGTCTCGATGATATCCTCGTCTCTTTGATGAATCGGAACGAAGATGTCATCGATGAAGCCTACACGAAGAACGGCACATACAGCTTCAAGAATTTGAAGCCAGGAACGTATGAAGTGGAAGTCGACGGATATGATATGGGTTACTACTTCTATTCCGAGCAAAACGTCGGTGACGACCGGACGATCGATTCCGATGTCGACGAAGACATGGGAACGAAGAAAGTCCGTCTCGTCGCAGGACAAACGGAAGTGATTGATGCAGGAATCTACGGCGACGAAGAGCTTGACGGTATGTTCGAGCATTGGTTAGCTGTCGTCAACTTCTTTGATGCGAACGGCAACCAAAAGCCAGATTATGACGAAGGAACAGTTCCTGCGACATATACGGTGACGGATGCAATCACAGGAAAAGACGTCTATCAAGAGAAGATTTCGAAAGATGATCTAATGATGATCCAACTCGATCCAGGAACATACACAGTTAAGACGGAAGTCGCAGAAGGCTACACGGTCAAAGCGATGCACCACCTTGACATGGATGACTTAATGATGGATATGGATGAAGAAATGTATGAAGATTATGAGTCATTCGCTCAGCAAGCAAAAGCGATGAAATTGATGGCGAACGATGAAGAAGCCTTGACGCCAGAAGAACAAGAAATGGTCGATGAGTTGTTGAAGTACTTTGAGCGGAAATCACCGGAAGCGGGTGTGACGATCGAAGAAGGTAGCCTCGGTACGATCTTGCTCGCAGAAATTGCGAAAGTAGAACCGGTCGCGAAGCCGACGCCAAAACCAAAACCAACACCAACGTCAACAAAAACGCCAGTCAAAGCAGTCGATGCTGCGGCAAAACAGTCGACGACAACAGCAACGGGAACATTACCACAAGCTGGGGAAGACAAGCCATTCCCATATGCAGCAACAGGAGCAGGTCTTGCTGTCGTAGGTCTTTGGTTACTCGTTCGTCGTGGAGCTTAA